The segment AATGGCTCGTGTAACGGACTTCCTCGACGTACTTCCAAAAGGTTTCGACACGATGGTCGGCGACCGAGGGAACACCCTTTCAGGCGGACAGCGACAAAGAATCGCGTTGGCTCGCGCGATCGTGGCGGATCCAAGAATTCTGTTTCTTGACGAAGCGACCAGCCAGGTCGACGTTGCCTCCGAACAGCTAATCCATGATTCTTTGAAGCAGTTTCTGAAGCAAAGAACGACGATCATTATCTCCCACCGGCCCGCGACCCTTGAAATCGCAGATCGAGTCATTGTGCTTGAACAGGGTCAAATCGAGGAAGATTTGAGCTCAACAGAATACTTTGAACGATACGGCATTAAGCTTGATCGAAAGAGAGTCGCTTGATGGGAATTAGATCCGAAAACCAAAACGGTTCTCACCCTTTCGTTGTCCTGTACGACGGAATGATTTTTCACCGACAGGAAGCCGGAGGCATCAATCGGTACTTCGAAAAATTGATCGAACATCTTCCTGGGAATGTGCGACCAGCGATCACACTTTCCAAATGCCCGACGAACAATTTCCCCAGAAGCAAACGTCTCCAATTGTTCGTCAAAGGCTTCGATCTACCGCGTCCATTTCGCAAAGTCTCGAGAGCGATTCGCGCGACGCGTCTAGAATCGATTCAAAAGAGTCTCTCGCCAGACTTGATCCACGCAACCTATTACGACACCTTGGGCGGATTTGATAAAATCAGCAGCGGACCGCCATTCGTGGTTACCGTTCACGACATGACCCACGAGAAATTCCCGCACTTGCTTGATCGAAATGGCAAGCATGCGGAACTCAAGCGGCGGGCCATAAAACAAGCGGATGCAATTATCTGCGTGTCTCACAACACCAGAAATGACCTGTTGGAAATGTACCCAGAATGTGAATCGCGTACGAGAGTCGTCTACCATGCGACTGAACTGGGAGACAGTCTGCCCACTGACGCGATGCCCTTTTCTGACCGACCCTACATTCTTTACGTAGGCAGTCGATCACGATACAAAAATTTTGATGGCTTGTTGCGAGCGTTTCAAATCGTCATTGCCCGCGATCAGGAACTTCAACTGCGTACAGTTGGCAATGAATTCACAAAGAAGGAAAGACAACGCATCGCAGAGCTGGGATTGACGGACCATGTCGCTAACGAGGGAATAGTCGATGACAGCCAACTGGCTCAGCTGTACCGAAACAGCCTCTGTTTCGTCTATCCTTCATTGTACGAAGGATTTGGATTGCCGCTGCTGGAAGCGATGAGCTGCGAAACTCCAGTTTTGGCATCCAACAATTCCTGCATCCCGGAAGTAGTTCGGGATGCGGCATTGCTATTTGATCCGAACTCAAAAACGGATCTGGCAGACGCGCTGACTTTCCTTCTCCAGAACCCTTGTGTTCGGGAACAACTCGTCATCGAAGGAAGGATGCGTTGCAGTGAATTCAGCTGGGAAAAATCAGCGCGGCAAACGATGCAAACCTATCAGACTGCGATTTCCGCTGCGAGAATTCGCATTGGCAACAAATTGTCGACAGATCATTTTTCCGGATCGATTTTACCGACTCAAACTCGCTGGTTGCCGCCCATGACGAAGCCGGGAACTCGAGCCGGACTAATGACGTCGTGATGTAAAAACGAAGCAGCCGATACGAACTGTCGTTAGCCGACGTTCTGCAAACCGGCTGCGATTCCGTTGATCGACAACACGATCGAACGCTGTAGCTGCTCGAGATCGGCTTGATCCGGATTACTGCGGATCTCTTTGAGCAACGCGACCTGAATATAGTTCATCGGATCGACGTACGGATTGCGGACTTTGATACTGTGCTGCAACCACGGCTCCGTTTCCAGTATCTCTTTCGTCCCCGTGACCTTCAGCAGCATTTCGCGGCTGAGTTCAAACTCGGCTTTGATGTCGCCAAAGATCGCATCACCGACTTTCGGATCCGCAAGTTCGGCGTACATACCCGCGATCTCCATATCCGCTCGGCCCATGCCAAGATGGACATTCGCCAACATTGTGCGGAAGAAGGGCCAATCCTTGTGCATTGATTGCAGCATCGCCAAACGCGAGCCGTCCGAATCGTCACCCAGCCACTGCGAAAACGCGGTTCCGATCCCGTACCATGACGGCACGTTGGCACGTGACTGCGTCCAGGCAAACACCCAGGGAATGGCTCTCAAATCGTCCAACGTTCTTGTCACGCGGCGGTGAGAAGGACGAGAGCCGATGTTCAACCTGTCGATCTGATCGATCGGCGTCGCGGTCTGGAAATAGCTCAGAAAATCAGGATGGTCGATCAAGCCGCGATACTTTTTCCACGCGACCGAACTGAGTTCATCCATCGCTTCGGACCAATTGTCGATATCGTCAAACTCAGGACGCGAACCGGTCGAACAAAGCACCGCGTGCAGCACCTGTTCGAGGTGTCGTCGGGCGATCGCCGGAACGCTGTAGCGCGAACTGACGACTTCGCCCTGTTCGGTGATGCGAATTCGACCGCGAACAGATTCGGTTGGTTGAGCCAGAATCGCACGATTGGTCGGACCGCCGCCGCGACCGAGCGAACCGCCGCGACCGTGAAATAGCGTCATGCGTACATCGCATTCGGCACAAGCCTGAGCCATGTTTCGCTGAGCCGTGAACAGCATCCAGTTGGCTCGCATGAAGCCGCCGTCCTTGTTGCTGTCGCTGTAGCCGATCATGATCTGCTGTTTGTTGCCGCGAAGTTTGAGGTGCTCCGCATAGGCAGGATTTGCAAACAGGGCCTTCATAATTTCCGGCGCGGCCATCAAATCGTCAACCGTTTCGAATAGCGGCACGATATCGATCTTGCCCAGCAGGCCGGCGTCTTTGGCGAAAACCAGAATCTCCAGCAGGTTACTGACGCCCTCAGTCATGCTGATGATGTATGTCGTGATGCTCTGTTCCCCGATCGCCTGATGAGCAAGCTTGACCGTCGCGAACAGATCCAGAAGTTTCGCCGTGCCAACCTTCCGCTGATCCGCGTTAGCCGAATGATCGGAATCGTCGGCTGCAAACTTGGTAAGCGTTTCGATCCGGGCCGCCTCATCGAGCTGCGAATACTTTTCGCAAAAGCCAAGCGAATTCAGCAAGTCGTCCATTGCCGAGCGATGCGTTTTGGCGTGCTGCCTGATGTCCATCGACGCCAGGTGAAAACCGAAAACCTGCGTGGCACGAATCAGCCGCTCCAATCGCCCGCGAGCCAATCGCCAGCCCTTGTTGTCCAGCAAACTTTGGCGAATCGTTTCCAGATCCTCGCGAAACGCGTCGACATTTGGATACGCCCGGGGTGAAATCGGATCGCCCTTCCAAGCTGATTCAGAATGCTCACGCGTGGCCCGCAAGCGTCGAAACATCATCACCAGTTTTTGACGATAGGGCTCATCTTTGAAACGATCGATCGTTTCGTACTCTGACGGATCCAGCAATTCGCGATCAGAATCGATGCTGTCCATCAGCGACTCGCCAACCCCCGTTCGCGACTTGCTGCAGCTAAATAGTTCATACAGGGCATCGATCTCGTGAAGATAAAGCGTCAGCACGAGTTCTTGCTGAGCCTTCAACGCATCGACCGTTGTGTCGACGGTCACGAACGGATTGCCATCACGGTCTCCTCCGATCCACGTGCCGTAGCTCAGGAAGCTCGGCACATCAAATTCTTCGTCCGGCCAGACATCGTTGAGCGCCTGTTCAAGCTCTTCATAGATTCGGGGCACCAGATCGAAGAGCGTGTGCTCGAAAAAGTACAGTCCCGTGTTGCGGACTTCATCCATCACCGTCGGCTTGCGGTGCCGCGTTTCGGCGGACTGCCACAGCAGCGTAATGTAGTCGTGCAACAGTTCGCGCAGTCGGGCTCGTTCGGTCGACAGAATGCCCTGGCGATTGATGCCAGCCAGCAGATTGGTGACGTGCCGCAGGATCTCGCGGATCGTTTGTCGCTTCGATTCGGTCGGATGTGCCGTGAAGACGGGGACGACTTCCATGCTGTGGAAAAACGTCTGCAATTCTTGCGGCGAAACGCCTTCCTGCTTGAGCGTTTCCAGCGCCGCGGCAATCGTTTCGTCCATCGGCTGTCCGGACTCGTAGGCTTCCTCGGCGCGCTTGTCCAACACCGTGACGCGTTGATGTTCTTCGGCGAGATTGACCAACTGAAAATACGTCAGGAACGCCTTCAAGGTGGACTCAGTCAATTCCAGATTACCCATCAGCTTGGGCATCAGCTCCGCCAGCCGTTCCTGAGCCGACGCGTCGCCAGTTCGCCATTGCTTGGCGAGCGACCGAATTTCTTCTTCGAGTTCGAAAGCTTCCTGGCCTTCTTGGTAAACGATCGTTTCACCGAGGAGGTCTCCGAGCGTGCGAATGTTGGAGCTGATGTAGTTCTTCATTTTGGCGTGATGGAGGAGGTTTTTTAGCGTATTCGAACGCTAACAATGTACCGCAGCGGAGGCCTCGCGATGAGGGGGGCGAAGGCGTGTTCGCCACCTGACAGTTTGCGGCGGTCTTGCTATCCTGATGACATGGCGAAAAAGAAATCATCGAAAAAGAAAGCGGCAACGAAGGACGCGGTCGCGTTTGAGGCTTCGTTGGAAGCATTGAAGGAAATTTTGTCCGACCTTGAGGAGGGCAATCTGCCGCTTGGTGAGTCGCTGGAAAAATATGAAGCCGGCGTGAAGCATCTTCGCCATTGCCATGATTCTCTCAACGAGGCCAAGACGCGTATCGAGTTGCTGGAGAAGATCGACAAGCACGGCCAAGCGGTAACCAAGCCGTTTGACCATTCGGCGACCGTTGAAGAGACAGAGGTTTCGGACGAAGAAGCCGATTCGTTGCAGGAGGAATTGGACGAGGCCGCGGAAGACGATGCCGATTGGGATGGTGGCTTGTTTTAGCTCTCCGCTCATCGCAACTCACGCTTGCTTCGGGATATGATTTGTTGCCGATTCACGACAATAGCCAGCCAGAAAACGCATGCGAGTCATCTCTTCCACATCGATCAAACCATCTTCGGCCAGTCCGAACGTTCAGCCGTTGCTCGATCGCGTCGATCCAGTTTGGCTGCGAGACGTTGTGGAAGCAATCTCAAAGCCACGGCAATGGACGGCTCAGCGAGAACAGAATCGCGAAACAGCCAACTACATCGAAACCCAGCTTGGCGACTTGGGCTACAACACGTTTCGCCAGAGTCCGTTCGACAACATCGTTACGGAATTCAATCGTGACAAACCCGTCACTATCATCGGGGCTCACTACGATAGCGTGCCGCAAACTCCGGGAGCCGACGACAATGCGAGTGCCGTGGCGGCGATGCTGGGCTGCGCGAAGGCCGTCGCGGAATTGAGTTTGCCAGTTTGCTTTGTGGCTTTCAATCTCGAAGAAGAAGGCCTCGAAGGCAGCCGTTCTTTCGTGAACGACTTTATCAAGAAAGAAGACATCGACGTCGACGTCTGTCATGTTTTGGAAATGGTGGGCTATTGCGATCACACAGAAGGTTCGCAAAGACTACCCAAAGGCCTACCCGTGAAACTGGCCCGATCCGCTGGCGACTTTCTGGCGATCATCGCCAATCGAAACTCCAACCATCTTCTGGACAGCACGGTTCAAACGGCGTCGACCTACGCGAGTGACCTGCCAGTGTTAGGGCTGAAAGTTTTCATGGGTATGGAGAAGATTTTCAAAGACCTGCGACGCTCTGATCATGCTCCGTTTTGGGACGCGGGCTACCCGGCGTTTATGTGGACCGACACGTCAGAGTTCCGCAATCCGCACTACCACCAACCAAGCGACACGCCGGAGACGCTGGACTACGAATTTCTGGCGAAGGTAGTGAAGCTTTTGGTCGCTGAAGTTGCTTCGAAAGAGTTGTCGCCGCAGCGTTGAACGCAGCAGCGCTGATTCGTTTTTGCCACTTCACAGAGTCTACATATCCTCGGTGATCTCTGTCCTTCTGTGGCGAAGCTTTTAAACAGCACCGACGCGGGAAACCGACTGAACCACTGAGTCGCATAGCTTGCCCAGCTGGGCGTGGGAAATCGTAAACGCAGGCGCCAAATAGATCGTATCGCGGATAGGACGAATCCAAACTCCCTGTTCGACGAACCCGGAAACGGCTTTTGAAACGTTCACCTCATCCTTCATCCGCACGGCTCCGACAGCGCCGAGACAATGGACCGAGTTGACGTCGTCGCATTCAGCCAGCGGCTCGAGTCGATCACGCAATGTTCTTTCAATCGCAGCAACCTGTTCCAATCGAGGCTCGGTCTCGAACAAGTCCAGCGATGCATTCGCAGCAGCACAAGCGATCGGATTTCCCATGAAAGTTGGACCATGCATCAGCGCCGCCTCCCAACGTTCCGAATGAAATGGCACGTAAACTTTGGCCGTTGCGATCGTGGCCGCCAGCCCAACGCTACAACCGGTTAGCCCCTTGCCGACGCACATAATGTCCGGAGCAATCTCGGCCTGTTGGTACCCGAACATCGTTCCGGTCCGGCCAAACCCGGTGGCGACTTCGTCTGCGATCAAAAGCACATCGTGCTTGCGACAAACGCGCTCAATTCGTTGGAGCGCCGAAGCTGAATGGAATCGCATGCCTGCCGCCATCTGGATCAATGGCTCGATAATGACTGCGGCCAGCTGATCCTTTCGCTGCTCAACGAACAAGTCAAAACTCGCTTCCTGTTCGTCCGTTTCCGGAATCGGTTGCGGGAATTGGTCCAACAGAAATCCTTTGAAGTTCGCATGCATGCTGTCGTCCGGATCGCAAACGCTCATCGCACCCGTTGTGTCGCCATGATATGCGTTTTGAAAACTAACGAACTTGTTGCGAGACGTCTTCCCGTTTGGCGACCGGTTGGCCCAGTGTTGCATCGCCATCTTCATCGCGACTTCAACAGCCACCGAACCTGAGTCGCTCAAGAAGACACGATTGCCATCACCCTCAAGACATGGAGCAAGCCGATCGGCCAGGCGGATCGCCTGGTCGTGCACGATTCCGCCCAGCATCACGTGCGGCATCGTTTGAGCTTGCGAGACGATCGCCTCAACAATCTTTGGGTGGTTGTATCCGTGACAGGCAGTCCACCATGACGAAATGCCGTCGATCAATTCTCGGCCATCCTTTAGCCGTAGCGTGACGCCGTTTGTCGATTCGACTTCGATCGGCGGCGAGGCCGTTTTCATCTGGCAATAGGGGCGCCAGAGGGAATGCGGAAGTCGGAATTCGGGTTTCGGAGCGTCAGAGTCGCGATTCATGCGTAATCGATATGGCGTCGGGACGAAACAGTGCTGATAATACGGAGGTACATACTACTACAGCTCAAACAACATTCCGACCTCCGCATTCCGCATTCGAAGATGCTCAAAGCCTGCCATTGCTGTGGACTGATCCACGAAATCCCTCAGCTAGAATCTGAACAGGCCGCGGCGTGCACGCGCTGCGGAAGCCAGTTTACCGAACCGGCGTGCCGTGACATTTCGGCGAGCCGGACTGCGGCGGCAGCGATCGGAGCCTTCTTGCTGTTTTGGCCAGCGATCCTGTTACCAATTTTGCGTATCGATCAGCTTGGGCTGACGCACCAAAGCAGTATCCTTGGGGGCACGATTGAACTGTTCCATCATGGCAACTGGTTCGTCGGAGCCGTCGTGCTTTTGTTTTCAGTCATCTTTCCACTGACAAAAATTGTGTTGCTGATCGAGCTAAGCTGGTTGGAACTTTTGCATCGCAAGCACAAAGCTTTCACGCTTCGCATGATGGAACATCTGGGCAAGTGGAGCATGATGGATGTGATGTTGTTGGCGTTTTTGGTGATGCTGGTAAAACTTGGCGACATGGTCGAGTTTCATTTCGGACCTGCGATCGTTGCGTTTACTTTTTGTGTCGCGATGAGCATGTTGGCGTCGTTGAGTTTTGATCCGCACGCGATTTGGGAAGATTGAATCGCTGATCCTCAGAATTAGGATGTATGCTTGAAAGCGTTCAACACGATGGCCTTTACGCACGAACCCTCCTCACGAAGTCAACGGAACCTATTGCGGCTGGAAGCCACGATTAAGAGAAATCTATGAACAACCCACCTGTTGCCGACATTCGCCCGAGATCCTCCAAGATGCACCAGCTGTTCGGCGGTTCACGTCTGTGGCTGCTGACGCTATTATGCCTGTTGATTGCCGGCGGACTGATCTGGTGGTCAATGCCGCAGCGCGGGACGACAATCCACATTCAATTCCCGGAAGGCCACGGCCTGAAAACGGAAGACACGGTTCGCTATCGAGGCATCGAAGTCGGCACGGTTGAGTCCGTTCATCTGGACGATTCGCTTGACGGCGTCGAAGTCGAAGTGTTACTTAAACCATCCGCAGAACAACTGGCAAAGGAAGGAACCCGATTTTGGGTCGTGCGACCGGAGCTTAGTTTGACTCGCATTTCCGGCCTCGAAACGGCGATCGGCCACAAGTACATTGGCGTTTCGCCGAATCCGATGGCGGACAGCGAGAACCGACAGACGACGCACCGGTTCCAGGGACTTGCAAACGTTCCAGTCGATACGCTTTCGGATTCCGGAGTCGAACTAATTCTCCGCGGCGACAAACGATACAGCGTCAGCAAAGGTTCCAACGTTACGTTCCGCGGAGTCGAGATCGGGACGGTGCTCGACGTTGCACTTTCTCAGGAATCCCGACATGTCGATGTCCGCGTGCGAATTTTTGATCAACACGCCACGCTGCTGACCTCTGAATCGAAGTTCTGGGCAAGTTCTGGTCTGGACCTCGACTTTCAGTTTGGATTCAACGGCGGTTTCAATCTGGACACCGAATCGCTGGAGACGCTGGCTCGCGGCGGCGTTTCAATGATCACGACGGGGCAGGGCAAGTCGGTCTCGCCTGGTGACATATTCACTTTGCACGCGTCTGCCGAAGACGATTGGTTCAAGAGCGCGGAAAAATTCGAAACCACAAATATCGCGTTACGCGGAGCAGTACCAATCAGGTCATCATGGGAGTCGTCGGGCTATTTTGGACGTTCCATTAAAACAGCTCAGTGCAACGGCATCGCGATCATCAACGGAGGCGAGCAGTTTATCTGGTTCCCGGCCGACGTAATGAGCAACTCGAAAAAGATTGGCTTTAATCTTGCTGTTGGAGACATCGAATCCGTTGGACTTGGGAGCATCCGCTCCGTCAAGGATTCACTGGTCGTGCGAATGGAATCAAAAGCCAGGATCGATGCTTTCGACGCGAGCAAAGACTTCATCTCCCCAGTGAAACCGATGGACGGCCTTGTGGTTCGCCAGTCGGCAGAACAGGACGTTCGCTTTCATCTCTCGATCGAGAAAAGTTCGATCAAGCCGGATGAAGACAACGAAAACCTGTGGGACGTGATCGATTTTAATGGCGATCGCAACGTCTGGCACGGCGCACCGGTAGTTTCTGCAGCCGACGGAAAATTGATGGGGATCCTGTTGATCGAGTCTCGCAAAACGAAGATCCTGACGGTCAACGGACTGGCGAACTAGAATCCGGCAGACGTGGATCATTGCGACCATCATCCGTCGCGCCGTTCTATTTGCCGCGGCAAAATAGCAACAGGTCCGCAGCCAACGTCACGTTCATTTGCTCGACGCCCTTCAAGCGACTCTGCTGCGAGTTCCGCACGGCTCGATAAGTCATTGCGAGCGCGTCGGCAATTTCGTCGGATTTGAGTTCGACGTGCTGAGTCCATTTTTTGTGTTGAGAAAGCACAAGGTTCGCGGCTTTCATCTCTTCCGCAACCATTTCCCAACGACTGCGGCGATGACCGGATTTCTGAGTTTGCTCCCGAAGCTCAATCAGATCTTCTTCGCCCGGAATGGCGACAACACAAACGCCATCAACGCTCAAAACGCGTTCAATTTCACTGACGGGTCGTCGTCCAAAAAGTGAAACAACTTGCTGAATGCATCCATCGGCTATCGGCAGTCCGCGATCGGCGTTCGCCAGCACCCACGTTGCCTCCGGCCAGCCACGCGCCGCCAGTTTGATCGCGCGGCGAGAGAGATCGATGCCGCAATAGCTGGATGCTGCGTGTGGGAACAGTGCCGGCCCAAAGCTACCTTCGCCGCAACCAAGATCGAGAACATTCTGCGCTGCAGACGAAGTCGAAGTCCACTCCCGCAGACTCTCAACCAGCCCCGCCGCGAGACCTCGTTCGAGCCAGCGGCGACGCGCGAGGACAGCCTCGTCGGAATCGCCTGGGTTGGAGGACTTTTTGTCCTGAGGCTGAGTCAGATTCCAGTAGCCTTCTTTGGCGCGATCAAAATTGTGTCCGCTGGCACAGCGCAACGACGAATCGCCTGGCTCAAGAGGCTGTTTGCAGTTTCTGACGGTGCATCGAAGTTCAATCATCGGCAGATTTTAGTCGATTCCAGCCCCCGACGTAAGTTTGACTGGGGCACTGAAACTGGGGCAGCACGCTCGGTTTTCAAAAGTGGCCTTTCTGTATCGACTCAGACCTGCTGCTTGCAACTCAGCGACGAACGGCTTGCCAATCAGTTCTGCTGACGCCGTTTCTGAACAATCCGCTTCACCTTCGCCGGCGACGTCTTGAGCAAGCGAAAATCTTCGCAGTTGTTAAACTTGAGGAAACGCTGCAGCTCTTTTTCGAACGCACCGAGAAACGCTTCATTGCCTGAAACCGAAGACTCCAACGCAAGATTTTGGATTAGCAACAAAGCATTATCTCGATCCACTTTGCAATCCATTCTGGCGACCAACATTCCGTCCCACAGAATCGGCAAACAAAAATACCCGTACTTCCGTTTGGCTTCCGGCACATAGCACTCAATCAGATAGTCGAACCCGAACAGAGCCTGCATTCGCTTGCGTTGGATTACGAGATTGTCGAAAGGTGACAGGATTTTGAGCTTGCTGCGGGCCAACGGCTTGCTCAGCAGCTTCAACGATTCGGGCATCGCGTAGTACGAATCGCCATCGACACGAACGGTCTGCAGCTCACCGCTTGAAACCATATCCTCCAGCGTCGTTGCAACGAGAGGTTTTGTGTTCTTGAGCAAGTACGCCATTTCGGCTGGTCGCCCCAATCCGTTTGCTCGCAAATATCGCCAGATCAAATACCGAGCGTACTCTTCCGGTTCCGGCGGCGTCGTATCAACGTTGTCCGGCAACACGCGTTCGGTCAGGTCGTAGACCTTGTGAAAGTTGCTTCGTCGCGGCACCATCAAATCGCCCTGCATGAACAGGACCTCAAGAGCACGCTTTGCGGGTCTGGTTTTCCATTCGCCAATCTTATCGCCCTTGTGCTCAAAATCTCTGGCCATCAAAGGACCTTCAGATTCGATTCGTTTCAGCACCATCTTCATCATCGCTTCATCGACCGTGAACCAATGCTTCATCTTCCCGGTCGAGAGTGCCTGCTTGCGAACAAGGCTGAACCGATAGTCGCGCATCGGAAGGTAGGCTGCAGCATGCGACCAGTATTCAAAAACCTGCTTGTCGGCCAGCAGTTGATCCAAATGAGCAGATTTGTATCGCGGATTGCGATTCCAAAGCGTGTGATGGTGAGCCCGTTCGATGACTGAGATCGCGTCGATTTGGATGTAGCCCAAATGTTCGATCGCGGAAAGCGTTGCCTTCGCTGCCGCACCGGATTGCCTGGCCGTTGGGAGCTTTTGTGAAAGCAAAACCAGTTTCCTGGCTTGTTCGATAGAAAGTGATTCAGACATATGCTCGCAGTTTCCCTGGAAATACTGGCTGACACAAGGACAATGCGGCTCTTCGGTCAGAACGCGCAAAAAAATAGTGGACGCAATTTACTGCTCGATATTTTGGCGAAACAATCTGATATAAGATCAGGGTACGGTTGGCTAATCGCATCTTCCGTCAACGATCCAGTACTCATTTCGAAACTTCAAAAAATGCCTGTTCGACAACTGCTGCTTTTGTTTCTCGTCGCCTGTTTCGCTCAGCCGATTTCAGCTGAAGAGACCAAACACACTGGCGAGATCGTTAAAGAATTCGTGTCACAGGATTATCGTGGCCAGGAATTCAAGCTGTCGGACGTGAAAGACAGAAAGCTGGTTGTGTTGGCGTTTTTGGGAACCGAGTGCCCGCTGGCGAAGCTATATGGCGGCCGACTTCAGACACTTGCGGACGCTTACGGGGATCGTGGCGTCACGGTGATCGGAATCAACTCCAATCGCCAGGATAACGTGACCGAAATTGGTGCCTACATGCAGCGGCACAGCCTCAAGTTCCGCATGCTC is part of the Mariniblastus fucicola genome and harbors:
- a CDS encoding adenosylmethionine--8-amino-7-oxononanoate transaminase, whose amino-acid sequence is MNRDSDAPKPEFRLPHSLWRPYCQMKTASPPIEVESTNGVTLRLKDGRELIDGISSWWTACHGYNHPKIVEAIVSQAQTMPHVMLGGIVHDQAIRLADRLAPCLEGDGNRVFLSDSGSVAVEVAMKMAMQHWANRSPNGKTSRNKFVSFQNAYHGDTTGAMSVCDPDDSMHANFKGFLLDQFPQPIPETDEQEASFDLFVEQRKDQLAAVIIEPLIQMAAGMRFHSASALQRIERVCRKHDVLLIADEVATGFGRTGTMFGYQQAEIAPDIMCVGKGLTGCSVGLAATIATAKVYVPFHSERWEAALMHGPTFMGNPIACAAANASLDLFETEPRLEQVAAIERTLRDRLEPLAECDDVNSVHCLGAVGAVRMKDEVNVSKAVSGFVEQGVWIRPIRDTIYLAPAFTISHAQLGKLCDSVVQSVSRVGAV
- a CDS encoding putative RNA methyltransferase — translated: MIELRCTVRNCKQPLEPGDSSLRCASGHNFDRAKEGYWNLTQPQDKKSSNPGDSDEAVLARRRWLERGLAAGLVESLREWTSTSSAAQNVLDLGCGEGSFGPALFPHAASSYCGIDLSRRAIKLAARGWPEATWVLANADRGLPIADGCIQQVVSLFGRRPVSEIERVLSVDGVCVVAIPGEEDLIELREQTQKSGHRRSRWEMVAEEMKAANLVLSQHKKWTQHVELKSDEIADALAMTYRAVRNSQQSRLKGVEQMNVTLAADLLLFCRGK
- the xseB gene encoding exodeoxyribonuclease VII small subunit; the protein is MAKKKSSKKKAATKDAVAFEASLEALKEILSDLEEGNLPLGESLEKYEAGVKHLRHCHDSLNEAKTRIELLEKIDKHGQAVTKPFDHSATVEETEVSDEEADSLQEELDEAAEDDADWDGGLF
- a CDS encoding glycosyltransferase family 4 protein, producing the protein MGIRSENQNGSHPFVVLYDGMIFHRQEAGGINRYFEKLIEHLPGNVRPAITLSKCPTNNFPRSKRLQLFVKGFDLPRPFRKVSRAIRATRLESIQKSLSPDLIHATYYDTLGGFDKISSGPPFVVTVHDMTHEKFPHLLDRNGKHAELKRRAIKQADAIICVSHNTRNDLLEMYPECESRTRVVYHATELGDSLPTDAMPFSDRPYILYVGSRSRYKNFDGLLRAFQIVIARDQELQLRTVGNEFTKKERQRIAELGLTDHVANEGIVDDSQLAQLYRNSLCFVYPSLYEGFGLPLLEAMSCETPVLASNNSCIPEVVRDAALLFDPNSKTDLADALTFLLQNPCVREQLVIEGRMRCSEFSWEKSARQTMQTYQTAISAARIRIGNKLSTDHFSGSILPTQTRWLPPMTKPGTRAGLMTS
- the ppc gene encoding phosphoenolpyruvate carboxylase gives rise to the protein MKNYISSNIRTLGDLLGETIVYQEGQEAFELEEEIRSLAKQWRTGDASAQERLAELMPKLMGNLELTESTLKAFLTYFQLVNLAEEHQRVTVLDKRAEEAYESGQPMDETIAAALETLKQEGVSPQELQTFFHSMEVVPVFTAHPTESKRQTIREILRHVTNLLAGINRQGILSTERARLRELLHDYITLLWQSAETRHRKPTVMDEVRNTGLYFFEHTLFDLVPRIYEELEQALNDVWPDEEFDVPSFLSYGTWIGGDRDGNPFVTVDTTVDALKAQQELVLTLYLHEIDALYELFSCSKSRTGVGESLMDSIDSDRELLDPSEYETIDRFKDEPYRQKLVMMFRRLRATREHSESAWKGDPISPRAYPNVDAFREDLETIRQSLLDNKGWRLARGRLERLIRATQVFGFHLASMDIRQHAKTHRSAMDDLLNSLGFCEKYSQLDEAARIETLTKFAADDSDHSANADQRKVGTAKLLDLFATVKLAHQAIGEQSITTYIISMTEGVSNLLEILVFAKDAGLLGKIDIVPLFETVDDLMAAPEIMKALFANPAYAEHLKLRGNKQQIMIGYSDSNKDGGFMRANWMLFTAQRNMAQACAECDVRMTLFHGRGGSLGRGGGPTNRAILAQPTESVRGRIRITEQGEVVSSRYSVPAIARRHLEQVLHAVLCSTGSRPEFDDIDNWSEAMDELSSVAWKKYRGLIDHPDFLSYFQTATPIDQIDRLNIGSRPSHRRVTRTLDDLRAIPWVFAWTQSRANVPSWYGIGTAFSQWLGDDSDGSRLAMLQSMHKDWPFFRTMLANVHLGMGRADMEIAGMYAELADPKVGDAIFGDIKAEFELSREMLLKVTGTKEILETEPWLQHSIKVRNPYVDPMNYIQVALLKEIRSNPDQADLEQLQRSIVLSINGIAAGLQNVG
- a CDS encoding MlaD family protein, whose amino-acid sequence is MNNPPVADIRPRSSKMHQLFGGSRLWLLTLLCLLIAGGLIWWSMPQRGTTIHIQFPEGHGLKTEDTVRYRGIEVGTVESVHLDDSLDGVEVEVLLKPSAEQLAKEGTRFWVVRPELSLTRISGLETAIGHKYIGVSPNPMADSENRQTTHRFQGLANVPVDTLSDSGVELILRGDKRYSVSKGSNVTFRGVEIGTVLDVALSQESRHVDVRVRIFDQHATLLTSESKFWASSGLDLDFQFGFNGGFNLDTESLETLARGGVSMITTGQGKSVSPGDIFTLHASAEDDWFKSAEKFETTNIALRGAVPIRSSWESSGYFGRSIKTAQCNGIAIINGGEQFIWFPADVMSNSKKIGFNLAVGDIESVGLGSIRSVKDSLVVRMESKARIDAFDASKDFISPVKPMDGLVVRQSAEQDVRFHLSIEKSSIKPDEDNENLWDVIDFNGDRNVWHGAPVVSAADGKLMGILLIESRKTKILTVNGLAN
- a CDS encoding M28 family peptidase is translated as MRVISSTSIKPSSASPNVQPLLDRVDPVWLRDVVEAISKPRQWTAQREQNRETANYIETQLGDLGYNTFRQSPFDNIVTEFNRDKPVTIIGAHYDSVPQTPGADDNASAVAAMLGCAKAVAELSLPVCFVAFNLEEEGLEGSRSFVNDFIKKEDIDVDVCHVLEMVGYCDHTEGSQRLPKGLPVKLARSAGDFLAIIANRNSNHLLDSTVQTASTYASDLPVLGLKVFMGMEKIFKDLRRSDHAPFWDAGYPAFMWTDTSEFRNPHYHQPSDTPETLDYEFLAKVVKLLVAEVASKELSPQR
- a CDS encoding paraquat-inducible protein A, with product MLKACHCCGLIHEIPQLESEQAAACTRCGSQFTEPACRDISASRTAAAAIGAFLLFWPAILLPILRIDQLGLTHQSSILGGTIELFHHGNWFVGAVVLLFSVIFPLTKIVLLIELSWLELLHRKHKAFTLRMMEHLGKWSMMDVMLLAFLVMLVKLGDMVEFHFGPAIVAFTFCVAMSMLASLSFDPHAIWED